A region of the Pirellulales bacterium genome:
TGCGATCACCTCCAAGCTGCTCGAAGGGGCAGTAGAGACGTTGAAGGAATACGGAGTCGCCGATGAAGCGATCGACGTGGCGTGGGTTCCAGGAGCATTTGAGATCCCCTTGGTTGCCGATCAAATGGCCAGCAGTGGCCGCTATGCCGCCGTGCTCTGCTTGGGAGCCGTGATTCGCGGCGAAACCACGCACGATCAGCATATCAACCGCGCCGTCAGCCTGGGAATTACCGAAGCGGGCCTGCGCCACGGCATTCCGGTCTTGTTCGGCGTGCTCACCTGCGATACCTTCGAGCAAGCGATCCAGCGCGCCGGGGGCCGCGTAGACAAGGATACGCCGACCGGCGGCAAGAAACGGTTCGGCAACAAAGGCGTCGAATGCGCCGAGGCCGCGCTGGAAATGGTGGATCTAATGAAGAAGCTACCTCGAGAATGAAAATAAGCGACGAGGTACGAGCCGTGAACGATGAACGCCAACCTCCGCGTGTCGCTCAATGCTCGTAGCTCAGAGCTGCTTTTATGGCCAAACGCTCCAAAGCTCGCGAAGTCGTCTTGCAGGTCTTGTACCAGGACGACATGAACCCCGGCGTCGAGCCGATCGACCGCGATCGGTTCTTGCGCTCGCGGTTGCGCGAAGATGAAGAATTGGTGGAGTTCGCTCGCTCGCTGATCGATGGCGTTCGCCGCAACCGTGCCGAACTCGACACGTTGCTCATCAAAACAGCTGAAAATTGGAGCCTAGAGCGAATGGCCGCCACCGATCGCAATTTGTTGCGGCTGGGTGCCTACGAAATACTCTACACTCAAACGCCCGGCGCTGTAGTCATTAACGAAGCGGTCGAACTTGCCAAGCGGTTCGGCACGGGCCATAGCGCACAGTTTGTCAATGGCATTCTCGATAAGTTCCTGGAAGGGCACGAGAAGCAGGCTTAAGCCTTCCTCAATCGCCGGCGCTTTGCGATAATGCGCGCCGTCGAAAAAGCCGCTTCGCCCGCGACAGTGAACAGATCCGCCTTGTCGGCAATCGGTGAAATCTGCGGATTCGGCGGATGGTCACTTGAAGTGCCATTGTTTATCAACGTCCGTTTCAAAATAGGGGTTGGTTGTTCAAGATATGGCACTCTTCGATCGCTTCAAAAAGTCGTCTGCTGAGAATACTGCTGCCGAAAAATCGGTCGAGCCGTCACAGGTCGAGCAACTCGTGCCCTCGAAGAGCGATGCGCCGGAGGATTCGCCGAAGCGCGGCTTTTTTGCCCGGCTGAAGCAAGGTCTGAGCAAGACCACGCAATTGCTCAAGACCGACATTCGCGACCTGTTCAAGAGCGAAGGGCAGTTCGTCGACGATACTTTTCTCGAAAAACTGAAACGGGCTTTGGTCCACACCGATATGGGGCCGCAGCCGGCCAATCAGATCGCCGAAGAAATCGCCACCCAGTTCCGCGCCCGTGTCATTCACATGCGTGATGCGCTGGAGGTCGTAAAATCCAAGCTGAAGGAACTAATCGGACAAGAAGAATCGCCGCTCACGATGGCCGTCACAGGCCCAACCGTCATTATGGTCTGCGGCGTGAATGGTTCGGGCAAGACCACAAGCATCGCCAAACTGACGCAGCTTTTCCGCAAGCAAGGCAAGCAGGTGGTGCTCGGCGCAGGAGATACCTTTCGCGCCGCCGCGGTCGAGCAACTTGGCATCTGGGCGGATCGCCTCGGAGCGGAGGTCGTCAAAGGCCCGCCCGGCAGTGACCCGGCGAGCGTAGCGTTTTCCGCCGTCAAGCAGGCGATCGACACCGGGGCCGATGTGTGCATCGTCGATACCGCCGGCCGGCTGCAAACGCAACAGAATCTGATGGCCGAGCTAACCAAGATTCACCGCGTCATCGGCAAGCAAATTCCCGATGCGCCGCACGATGTGCTGCTCGTGCTCGATGCCACCGCTGGCCAAAACGGCATCAGCCAGGCGCGAGGGTTTTCTGATGCCGTAAAATGCACCGGCATCGTGTTGGCCAAGATCGACGGCACGGCCAAGGGAGGCGTCATCGTCCCCATCCGCCAACAATTTGGTCTGCCGGTCAAGTATGTCGGCGTCGGAGAGTCTGCCGACGACCTGGGAGTTTTCAAGCCCGCCGAATTCGTCGATGCGATGTTTGAAGGGCTAGACGACGAAGCGTGAACTCGCTCGGCCTCCCCGTCGCGACGGCCAATTCATCCACGCGATCCGCCGGAATCGTTGGAACGATGCAACTTTGCCGCGGTCGATCGCACAATCGTCTGTCTCTTTCTTGATGGCGTCGCGGCCCCCTTTGGCAGCGACTGCGACGGAAATCAATCGATAAGCGATTCGGCAAGCTGCGCACGATCACAACCCGCTGATCATCATCACCAGTCCGGCGGCCGCAATTGCACCGCCGACAATCCGGATGGTCTTTTCTTGCCGCCAGAATGCGAGCACCATTCCCGCCGCAATTCCAGCGGCGTGCAACGCTGCGGTTGCGAGCAAAAATCCAGCGGCGAAACGTGTGGCCGACTCTCCACCCATCTCAGACGCGTGCGCATATCCATGGAACATGGCAAACATCGCCGCCAGCGCCACGCCTAGCCAGAGCGGGACGACACGCGTCAGTGCGAGCAACGAGCCAAATACCAATACCGATGTCAGAATGCCTGCCTCAACGCCCGGCAGCGACCAGTTCGCAAAGGCTGCCGCCCCACCCAGCAACATACTTCCCAAGAACGCCATCGGCAGCAGCCACAGGCCCCGCCCGCCCATTCTCACGGCCAGCAATCCGACGGCCACCATCGCCAAGAGATGGTCGATACCAGTGAAAGGATGTATCCATCCCGATGGAAAATCCCCCCAACGATCGGAGATGCCATGGCCGGGGTGTGCCTGCGCTATCGCAGGGGCAAACGAACATCCGAGCGCGGCTAGCGCGACAACAATCAGCCGCAATTTTTCCGAAGGCATTCCATTTCTCCCTAAAGGCGCGAACGAATTCTTAGCGAAAGCAGCGACAGCCACCTGAACGAAAAATATAACCGCCAGATAAAATCTGTCCAAGATAAATTCCATGCGATGCCCATCGCAGGCAGGGTGTGCCAAAGATTTGCGGATGGGCAAATTGCCGTGAATTTAGACACGAAAGCCTCGCCAAGAACTGAAGCAATCCAATGGGTCGATGTCGTGTTCGGAATAATCCGCAAAGTTTAAGGCTTCATCCCCGATTCGAGCCGCCACGAACGGCATCTCCCGCTTTTCGCATAAATTCGCGCCAAATTGTCCGTCGATAGCTATATCGTGGCACTGGAGCCGAAAGACCAGGCGGCTCTCCCTCCTTGCCAAACCCTTCCTGCAGGCAGGAACGCCTGTCAAGGCGCTGGCCGACGCGCGCCTTCCCCCACGAATTGTCCGTCACGGATGGAGTCTTGGACCATGAAGTGCCCGCACCTGGCGCTGGCGATCGCGATTGCGAGTGGATTATCTACCGCCGCCGCCGTCGCGCAAACGAGCTTAAACCCATATTCGCCGGCAACGTACGAATACGGCAACTACGATTACTATTCGCAGCCGGCCACCGTTCCGACGCCGCCCGCCGTTCCGCCCCCCATTGCCGCACCACCGACTCCCCCTCCGCCGGTTTCCAATGGTTGCGCAAGCTCCGACTCATGCGCCTCGACGCCCACCTGCAGTTCGAGCAGTTCGTGTGAGAAAACCGAAGAAAAAAAAGACAACTGCTGCAAGAAGAATCATTGTCTGCCATTAATCAAATGCGAGGAATGCTGCCCGCTGAAATGCGAAGATAAAGAGATCTGCCGCATTTTCGACGATTGCTGCTGCCTCAAATCGCACGACATGACGATTACCGGTTGGCTCAGTGGCGGCGTCGTCGGCACCGATCGCGCTCCCGCCGACCGCTTTAATGGCCCGGTTACCTTCCCCGACCGAAATGGCGAAGGCCAGTTGAATCAGGCTTGGCTCGCGTTGGAACGCGCCGTGCCGAAAGACAACTCCGGCTTCTATCTTGGCGGCCGAGTCGATTACTTCTACGGCTCCGACTATCTCTATACCACGGCAGCCGGTCTTGATGGCACCCCGATGGGAAATATCGGGCGATGGGATAATAACAATGCCTTGTATGGCTCGGCCCTGCCGCAATTTTACGTGGAAACGGCCTTCGACGATCTAAAAATCAAGTGGGGTCACTTCTTTACGATCATCGGGTACGAAGTCGTGCCGGCCATCGGCAACTTTTTCTATACGCACACTTACACGATGCAGTACGGCGAGCCATTCACCCACACCGGTATTTTGGCGAGTAAGCCGCTCAGCGACGAGTGGACGTTTTACGGCGGCATCACCAACGGTTGGGATACCTTCAGCGCCGATTCCCGCGCGAACTTCCTCGGTGGCCTAACCTATACGCAGTCCGATTGGGGCAGCCTGGCCTTCGCCATCCACACCGGCGGCGAAAGCATCAACGGCCCCGGCGTTGGCCCGTGGGCGAACCGCACAATCTACAGCATCGTCTGGAGCCGAAATTGGACTAGCCGCCTGACGTATGTTTTGGAAAGCGACCGCGGTTTTCAAAATCGCGATCCGGTCGCCCTGCCGAACGCCGATTGGTACGGCGTCAACCAGTACGTATTCTATAGGATCAACTGCTGTTGGACGGCGGGCTGGCGCATCGCGTGGTTCCGCGACCAAGACGGCTACCGCGTCACCGGCTTGCGTCCCGGCAACTCGATTTTTGGCGCTAGCTTTCCCGGCGATTTCTACGAATGCACGCTTGGTCTAAACTGGAAACCCAACGGCAACCTGATCGTGCGCCCCGAGGCTCGCTGGGATTGGTACCAAGGTCCGGGCAACCAAAATCCCGCGGTGCCCGTCACCAGTCCGTTTAATGCTGGCACGGCGATGAACCAGTTCCTCTATGGCTTCGACATCATCTACCAGTATTAACCGTGGGCGGGCACGATCGAATGCCAACGCACTCTCCAAGCCGCGCCCGTCAGGAAGCGGATGGGGGATTCCTCGCTTTCCGAAATGCGCTGCGTAGTTTCGGCAGCAAGTCGCCGGTGGCTGGGCAGTGTATGATTCGGGCCTAACTTCCCATGCGTTCAGCCGTCGGCTCGATTGCCATTGCACTGCTGGTGATCGGCGGCGCGGCCATTGCCTTTGGAATTGGCGATGGCGCGCAATTCGGTGGTCCATGTCTGCGCGTCGGCGTGTTGATGGCGCTGGTCTGGCTGGCCCATCCGCAGCTTCGCCAGATGCCGCCGTGGCTACCGATCGCCGCGATCGCGCTGGCCCTCGTTCTGGCCTTCCGGCCGAAACTCTTCCCAATCGGCCTGATCATCGTCGTGGCCCTCTGGTTTCTGCGGCCGCGCCGCGGAAAATCCAGGTGACGGGCATTGCTGCATGGCCCAAAAGCAGGGTCCGCCCCAAATTTAGGCAGTGGAACGGTGATCTGCGTTCGGTTAATTTATAAATCATCTCCCGGCGCTCGCCTCCACAGAGTTGCCGAAAAGTCCCGCCTTCCTCCCCCATGGTCAAGGAGCGCTTCTATGTACGCCGATCGCCCGGTCTCCCGTCGAAGTTTTCTCGCCACCACGGCCGCTACCACCGCGTTGGCATTCTCCGCAAAAAGCTATGCCCGAGTGATCGGCGCCAACGACCGCATCGGCATTGGCATCATCGGTCCCGGCGGCATGGGAACAAACCACATCCATGCCTGCAAGGCGCTCAAGGATTCCGACAACCTGGCCTTCTTTGGCGTGGCCGACTGCTGGAAAACTCGCGCGGAAGCCGGCGCGGCCATCCTCGAAACCGACGCCGTCACCGACTATCGTAAGCTACTCGACCATAAGGACATCGACTATGTAACGATCGCCACGCCCGAGCACCGGCATGCCAAGATCACGCTCGATGCGCTCGACGCCGGCAAAGCCGTCTATTGCGAAAAGCCGCTGACGCACACCATCGAAGAAGCGCAGGCCGTCGTGAAAAAGCAAAAAGAAACAGACCTGCCGCTGCAAGTCGGCGTTCAGGGCATGTCCGACGACAGCTACAGTTCGGCGGCCAAAGCCATCGAACAGGGCGTGCTTGGGCAGGTCGTGCAGGCGCAAATCGAATACGTC
Encoded here:
- a CDS encoding 6,7-dimethyl-8-ribityllumazine synthase, giving the protein MPNVFQGSKSTVGDPFGIVVSRWNDAITSKLLEGAVETLKEYGVADEAIDVAWVPGAFEIPLVADQMASSGRYAAVLCLGAVIRGETTHDQHINRAVSLGITEAGLRHGIPVLFGVLTCDTFEQAIQRAGGRVDKDTPTGGKKRFGNKGVECAEAALEMVDLMKKLPRE
- the nusB gene encoding transcription antitermination factor NusB, which translates into the protein MAKRSKAREVVLQVLYQDDMNPGVEPIDRDRFLRSRLREDEELVEFARSLIDGVRRNRAELDTLLIKTAENWSLERMAATDRNLLRLGAYEILYTQTPGAVVINEAVELAKRFGTGHSAQFVNGILDKFLEGHEKQA
- the ftsY gene encoding signal recognition particle-docking protein FtsY; the protein is MALFDRFKKSSAENTAAEKSVEPSQVEQLVPSKSDAPEDSPKRGFFARLKQGLSKTTQLLKTDIRDLFKSEGQFVDDTFLEKLKRALVHTDMGPQPANQIAEEIATQFRARVIHMRDALEVVKSKLKELIGQEESPLTMAVTGPTVIMVCGVNGSGKTTSIAKLTQLFRKQGKQVVLGAGDTFRAAAVEQLGIWADRLGAEVVKGPPGSDPASVAFSAVKQAIDTGADVCIVDTAGRLQTQQNLMAELTKIHRVIGKQIPDAPHDVLLVLDATAGQNGISQARGFSDAVKCTGIVLAKIDGTAKGGVIVPIRQQFGLPVKYVGVGESADDLGVFKPAEFVDAMFEGLDDEA
- a CDS encoding HupE/UreJ family protein, which encodes MPSEKLRLIVVALAALGCSFAPAIAQAHPGHGISDRWGDFPSGWIHPFTGIDHLLAMVAVGLLAVRMGGRGLWLLPMAFLGSMLLGGAAAFANWSLPGVEAGILTSVLVFGSLLALTRVVPLWLGVALAAMFAMFHGYAHASEMGGESATRFAAGFLLATAALHAAGIAAGMVLAFWRQEKTIRIVGGAIAAAGLVMMISGL
- a CDS encoding porin, with the translated sequence MKCPHLALAIAIASGLSTAAAVAQTSLNPYSPATYEYGNYDYYSQPATVPTPPAVPPPIAAPPTPPPPVSNGCASSDSCASTPTCSSSSSCEKTEEKKDNCCKKNHCLPLIKCEECCPLKCEDKEICRIFDDCCCLKSHDMTITGWLSGGVVGTDRAPADRFNGPVTFPDRNGEGQLNQAWLALERAVPKDNSGFYLGGRVDYFYGSDYLYTTAAGLDGTPMGNIGRWDNNNALYGSALPQFYVETAFDDLKIKWGHFFTIIGYEVVPAIGNFFYTHTYTMQYGEPFTHTGILASKPLSDEWTFYGGITNGWDTFSADSRANFLGGLTYTQSDWGSLAFAIHTGGESINGPGVGPWANRTIYSIVWSRNWTSRLTYVLESDRGFQNRDPVALPNADWYGVNQYVFYRINCCWTAGWRIAWFRDQDGYRVTGLRPGNSIFGASFPGDFYECTLGLNWKPNGNLIVRPEARWDWYQGPGNQNPAVPVTSPFNAGTAMNQFLYGFDIIYQY